The Vicia villosa cultivar HV-30 ecotype Madison, WI linkage group LG1, Vvil1.0, whole genome shotgun sequence genome includes a region encoding these proteins:
- the LOC131644441 gene encoding uncharacterized protein LOC131644441: MTKTASIEMVTDENLEKHIHKHMGCMAGFLQIFDRNHILSGKRIYSAKRLPPPSPETPRKDSGCVTPTLSATPSPVKEVQCLAKPKPVLPVLELKEGTRSSWKFSREAPRLSLDSRAVVDAKGALHPREIRTNATVNPENDGDKQRRSTSSVIVRLMGLDSLPTDSVAKLQRSASESRVSRDRSNSYTQRSNAGPGLNQMNNHNHIHNHNKTNSNVVNVHANKNANVINSYSYGAIDDNRLWNGRVAEGGRGKQNQNKGTVMVQKKSFYDAADFFPEPKHNVSISEEIEKRLKMRGINQPSQDLDTLKHILEAMQLKGLLHSYKSNQSPIVLMKPLRSSRVERGERFERFNRTGYDSPPPHSSVRSNSPARRNLSPRLSGENDRAQVSSRNSSPNRRNANVPNMETRRRVSNEGVDSRRVSPVHSPKISSRRNATAPIVTGGSPRMKKVIDPKVKMLSLADDEWSTVSDNSFTTSNSHTDSERYKLEEYKEGRNLLDRCDKLLNSIAEITASNELQPSPVSVLDPSVYKDEWCSPSPITKRNIDYSFKDQVAEFEDEMWSGGEGKSEEESKSEDCDFIYFSKILRACSYYPEDCDIFVLLEKQLFLKGKDTSKTSTLQRRLIFDTLQEIINRNQRLPPWKAVCQGEETQEIWSEFLKIRDRDESESSEDLFGVICGVLKKDMAEEVSGWGEWTVEIGELVLGVERMVFKDLIDETIQHLASFAPQCNKLGALRRQLVF; the protein is encoded by the exons atgACGAAGACGGCAAGTATAGAGATGGTCACTGATGAGAATCTTGAAAAACATATTCACAAACACATGGGGTGCATGGCTGGTTTCCTTCAAATCTTTGACCGGAATCATATTCTCTCCGGCAAACGCATCTACTCCGCTAAAAGACTCCCGCCG CCATCGCCGGAAACACCACGGAAAGACAGTGGATGTGTCACACCGACGCTATCAGCAACACCGTCTCCTGTTAAAGAGGTCCAATGCCTAGCGAAACCAAAACCAGTCCTCCCTGTTTTGGAACTCAAGGAAGGTACAAGATCTTCATGGAAATTCTCTAGAGAAGCTCCTAGACTCTCCCTCGATAGCCGAGCGGTGGTTGATGCCAAAGGAGCGCTTCACCCGAGAGAGATCCGAACAAACGCAACGGTAAACCCCGAAAACGACGGCGACAAACAGCGTCGTTCCACCAGCAGTGTAATCGTCAGGCTCATGGGTCTTGACTCGTTACCAACGGATTCCGTTGCAAAGTTACAAAGATCCGCTTCCGAGTCCAGAGTTTCCAGAGATCGGTCCAATAGTTACACTCAACGGAGTAATGCCGGCCCGGGGTTGAACCAGATGAATAATCATAATCATATTCATAATCATAATAAAACTAATTCTAATGTTGTTAATGTTCATGCTAATAAAAATGCTaatgttattaattcttattCTTATGGAGCAATCGATGATAACCGGTTGTGGAATGGTAGAGTTGCAGAGGGAGGTAGAGGGAAACAGAATCAGAATAAGGGAACAGTAATGGTACAAAAGAAGAGTTTCTACGATGCTGCAGATTTCTTCCCTGAACCGAAGCACAATGTTTCGATCTCTGAAGAGATAGAGAAAAGGCTTAAGATGCGTGGGATTAATCAACCTTCTCAAGATCTCGACACTCTGAAACACATCTTAGAAGCTATGCAGCTTAAAGGTCTTCTTCATTCCTACAAATCAAACCAATCTCCCATTGTGTTAATGAAACCACTCAGATCTTCTCGGGTTGAGCGAGGCGAGCGATTCGAACGGTTCAATCGGACAGGTTATGATTCTCCACCTCCGCATTCTTCTGTTCGGTCCAATTCGCCAGCTCGCCGGAACTTAAGTCCGAGACTTTCCGGCGAGAATGACCGGGCTCAAGTTAGTTCGAGAAACTCGAGCCCGAATCGGAGGAATGCGAATGTCCCGAACATGGAGACGCGGAGGAGAGTTAGTAATGAAGGTGTTGATTCTAGAAGAGTGTCTCCCGTTCATTCACCTAAGATAAGTTCCAGAAGAAATGCAACTGCTCCGATAGTGACAGGTGGATCACCCAGAATGAAAAAAGTGATTGATCCTAAGGTGAAAATGTTAAGCTTAGCAGATGATGAATGGTCCACAGTTTCAGataatagtttcaccacttcaAATTCTCATACCGATTCAGAg AGGTATAAATTGGAAGAGTACAAAGAAGGGAGGAATCTACTTGACAGATGCGACAAATTGCTTAACAGTATAGCGGAGATAACTGCATCTAACGAGTTACAACCGAGTCCTGTTTCAGTTCTTGACCCGTCTGTTTACAAGGACGAGTGGTGTTCACCTTCACCAATTACCAAAAGAAACATTGATTACAGTTTCAAAG ATCAAGTGGCGGAATTTGAAGATGAAATGTGGAGTGGAGGAGAAGGAAAATCCGAGGAGGAATCGAAATCAGAGGATtgtgatttcatttatttttctaaGATTCTGCGTGCTTGTAGTTATTATCCAGAAGATTGCGACATTTTTGTTTTACTTGAAAAGCAACTATTTCTGAAGGGAAAGGATACTTCAAAGACTTCTACATTGCAGAGGCGGTTAATTTTCGACACGCTGCAGGAAATAATTAATCGGAACCAAAGGTTACCGCCGTGGAAGGCGGTGTGTCAGGGAGAGGAAACACAAGAGATTTGGTCGGAGTTTCTGAAGATACGAGATAGGGACGAATCGGAATCGTCGGAGGACTTGTTTGGAGTGATATGTGGTGTTTTAAAGAAGGACATGGCGGAGGAGGTGAGTGGTTGGGGCGAATGGACGGTGGAGATTGGAGAGTTGGTTTTGGGCGTGGAACGGATGGTATTCAAAGATTTAATTGATGAGACTATACAACATCTTGCTTCATTTGCACCACAATGTAACAAACTAGGGGCGCTTCGTAGGCAACTTGTATTTTGA